One genomic window of Patescibacteria group bacterium includes the following:
- a CDS encoding SdrD B-like domain-containing protein: protein MPRLNYYIKNTTMVFVAALALALFAKPALAAEIIVDDGDAGYADTGWSVATDQGYPLGPGMDVHFTAAGDGSQTATSTPTIPTTGNYHVYVSWTTHLNRATNAPYTVNYSGGSQTFTVNQELLNDQATVGGQFGEWSGWYLLGTFAFDAGTTGNVVLKNNANEYVIADAVRFVSSTLTVPGDYPTIQAAIDAALPGDTILVDTGIYAGDINLNKNVILAASSSPVIDCGSTPVSGITVSSDGVTVDGFEIKNCNNGISGETSNSTLKNNTIHDNLNFTGSAGVGILLWGDNDDNQILNNVIYNNDRQGIFIGHCDFADPSGGCSAATSVSINNVIKGNTIHDNGLYTQANGPDASQYGIQLWNAQNNTIEENEIYNHNTWLWTPTYPFGQGIYLCAAGGNTIQNNNIHDNHYNIAIWGMNCGPSATSGAGNQILDNDIKTATGVGIYGGRGVQIFGSALEAGYAATQEIHNNDIVGNANYGVRNTDSGIADAENNWWGACDGPSGAGLGSGDAVSANVDYDPWTGCLARVSGMKFDDVNGNGVNDTEPGLEGWTIYGAEEVETLSVDSSNGAGMTTSNILGIGESYLVRVSGTYTAGDSITADAKYSVRPPNALWTDSVQNYEVYGPALLDLQIDGASPNWGSYNANHVYWYPLTGAGATLNFKVNDIYYPGNSGFFTVTLYKVLGQTLTGSDGTYSFSFTSYVNQIIVAEETQMGWTQTAPMPDGYYTLTPPGSFPDLNFGNFRYGTIEGMKYEDMNNNGVHDEDEPGLEGWNIKLTPTNPVGPAMTYLTNLDGTYSFVNLVPGEYFVEETPQTNWFKSEPSAAGYTVTISTSGQIEQLNFGNYRLGALYGVKFKDVNGNGVKDVGEPGMSGWTITLNPGNLTTTTGAGGAYAFTDLTPGIYELTEIMQPGWWQTLPGDTGIQEVFVHSGENLGSVDFGNFQLGKIVGAKYNDRNKNKRYDLGEPGLPGWRIQLINLQNGQQQYTTTGAGGLYQFADLKPGRYILREILQPKWIPTFPAGGIYNPVIISVSGDVQTRNFLNYELVPPVFRRR, encoded by the coding sequence ATGCCTAGACTCAATTATTATATAAAGAATACTACGATGGTCTTCGTTGCCGCACTGGCGCTCGCATTATTTGCCAAACCCGCGCTGGCGGCCGAGATCATCGTTGACGACGGCGATGCGGGATATGCGGACACGGGATGGAGCGTTGCCACGGATCAAGGATATCCCTTGGGTCCGGGGATGGATGTCCACTTTACCGCGGCTGGCGACGGATCGCAGACTGCCACCTCAACACCCACCATCCCTACGACAGGTAATTATCATGTGTATGTGAGTTGGACTACGCATCTGAACCGCGCGACCAATGCTCCGTACACGGTAAACTACTCCGGCGGCTCGCAGACATTTACGGTCAATCAAGAATTGCTGAATGATCAAGCCACTGTGGGCGGCCAATTTGGAGAATGGTCAGGCTGGTATCTCCTTGGCACGTTCGCGTTTGACGCGGGCACCACGGGCAATGTGGTTTTGAAAAATAATGCAAATGAATACGTGATCGCGGACGCGGTGAGATTTGTTTCCTCTACGCTCACTGTCCCCGGAGACTATCCTACCATTCAGGCTGCCATTGATGCCGCACTTCCCGGGGACACTATCCTTGTTGATACAGGAATTTATGCTGGCGATATTAATCTCAATAAAAACGTAATTCTCGCAGCAAGTTCTAGTCCTGTAATTGATTGCGGATCCACGCCAGTCAGTGGTATCACCGTCTCGTCCGATGGTGTTACGGTAGATGGGTTTGAAATCAAAAACTGCAACAACGGTATTTCGGGAGAGACCTCAAACTCCACATTGAAAAACAATACTATCCACGATAATTTAAATTTCACTGGTTCTGCAGGAGTCGGCATTCTCCTCTGGGGTGATAATGATGACAACCAGATTCTTAATAATGTGATCTATAACAACGATCGGCAAGGTATCTTTATTGGACACTGCGATTTCGCTGATCCCTCAGGAGGCTGCAGCGCCGCGACATCAGTGAGCATCAACAACGTGATAAAAGGGAATACGATCCATGATAATGGTCTCTACACGCAGGCAAATGGCCCAGACGCTTCCCAATATGGCATCCAGTTATGGAATGCGCAGAATAACACCATTGAAGAAAACGAAATATATAATCACAATACCTGGCTGTGGACACCTACCTACCCATTTGGTCAAGGTATCTACCTTTGTGCCGCGGGTGGAAATACAATCCAAAACAACAATATTCACGATAACCATTATAACATCGCGATCTGGGGCATGAACTGTGGGCCAAGCGCCACCTCGGGCGCGGGCAACCAAATTTTAGATAACGACATCAAGACTGCGACTGGCGTGGGGATCTATGGAGGACGGGGCGTGCAAATTTTTGGTTCTGCGCTTGAAGCTGGATACGCAGCTACGCAAGAAATACACAATAACGATATAGTAGGCAATGCGAACTATGGCGTGAGAAATACAGATTCTGGCATTGCTGATGCCGAAAATAACTGGTGGGGCGCGTGTGATGGGCCATCAGGAGCGGGATTGGGAAGCGGCGATGCGGTATCGGCGAATGTGGATTATGACCCGTGGACAGGATGCTTGGCGCGGGTGTCAGGGATGAAATTTGACGATGTAAACGGCAATGGCGTGAATGACACTGAACCTGGACTTGAAGGCTGGACCATCTATGGCGCAGAGGAGGTCGAAACCTTGAGTGTGGATTCGAGCAATGGCGCAGGCATGACTACCAGTAATATTCTGGGAATCGGTGAGTCTTACCTTGTGCGCGTGTCAGGTACGTATACCGCCGGAGATTCCATAACCGCGGACGCGAAATATTCTGTGAGACCGCCGAATGCGCTATGGACTGATTCAGTACAGAATTATGAAGTCTATGGCCCTGCGCTTCTTGATCTTCAGATTGACGGCGCATCACCGAACTGGGGATCATATAACGCGAACCATGTCTATTGGTATCCCCTGACCGGCGCGGGTGCTACGTTAAATTTCAAAGTGAATGACATTTATTATCCCGGCAATAGCGGCTTCTTCACGGTGACACTTTATAAGGTCTTAGGGCAGACGCTCACCGGCAGCGACGGCACGTATTCGTTCTCATTCACTTCTTACGTGAATCAGATTATCGTTGCGGAAGAAACGCAAATGGGATGGACCCAAACCGCGCCTATGCCAGACGGCTACTATACACTCACTCCTCCGGGTTCATTCCCTGACCTTAACTTCGGCAACTTCCGCTATGGCACGATTGAGGGAATGAAATATGAAGATATGAACAATAATGGTGTTCATGATGAAGATGAGCCGGGCTTGGAAGGATGGAATATCAAACTTACACCCACCAATCCTGTCGGGCCAGCGATGACTTATCTTACAAATCTTGACGGCACCTACTCATTTGTGAACCTTGTTCCCGGCGAGTACTTCGTGGAAGAGACTCCGCAGACGAATTGGTTCAAGAGTGAGCCATCAGCGGCAGGCTATACCGTGACGATCTCAACCTCTGGGCAGATAGAGCAGCTCAATTTCGGCAATTACCGCTTAGGCGCGCTCTACGGCGTGAAGTTCAAAGATGTGAACGGCAATGGTGTGAAAGACGTAGGCGAGCCGGGCATGTCTGGCTGGACGATCACACTTAATCCTGGCAATCTCACGACTACTACAGGCGCGGGCGGCGCATATGCGTTTACCGATCTTACCCCGGGCATTTATGAGCTCACAGAGATTATGCAGCCGGGATGGTGGCAGACGCTGCCCGGCGATACCGGCATCCAGGAAGTATTTGTGCACTCGGGAGAGAATTTGGGAAGCGTGGATTTCGGCAATTTCCAGCTGGGGAAGATCGTGGGAGCGAAATACAACGACCGCAATAAAAACAAACGGTATGATCTTGGCGAACCAGGGTTACCCGGGTGGAGAATCCAGCTCATAAATCTGCAAAACGGCCAGCAGCAGTATACGACGACTGGCGCGGGCGGACTGTATCAATTTGCTGATTTGAAACCCGGAAGATATATACTCCGTGAAATTCTACAGCCCAAGTGGATTCCCACGTTTCCTGCCGGGGGTATCTATAATCCAGTCATCATTTCTGTCAGCGGTGACGTGCAAACGAGAAATTTCCTGAATTATGAGCTAGTGCCGCCTGTGTTCCGAAGACGCTAA